The Aquidulcibacter paucihalophilus genomic interval GGCGGATATCACCCTCGACCTGCCGGTCGTGCCCGGCTTCCAGCGCGCGGCGGGCGACCATCCGCGCCAGCGGATCGGTGGCGAAGGCATGCCCCGAGCCCCGGAACACATTGCGCGGAAACTGGTCCAGCAGGATGAGCAGGGCCAGCGAACCCTCCGGCGTCTCTGCCCATCGGTCCAGCTCGCGACGGGCGGCGGCGAAATGCGCGTCCCCGAAACCGCGCCGGAAGCGGGAGTCGAAGGCGTCATCCTTGGCGAACCATTTGCCGGGGCCGGCCTCTTTCCAGAAGGCGACGACGGCGGAAGGCGTTATGTCTGTGGTCATGACCGATCCAATAGCCGCGCCGCTCCCCGTCTTCCATGACCGCGACTGCGATCTTTCGATCATTCGAGGCAAGCGGGTCGCCGTCATCGGCTACGGCAGCCAGGGCCGGACCCACGCGCTGAACCTGCGCGATTCGGGCGTGACCGACATCGTCGTGGGCCTGAAGGCCGGCTCGGCGACCCGCGCGAAGGCCGAGGCCGACGGCTTTAACGTCCTGACCGCGGGCGAGGCCGCCGCCTCGGCCGATGTCGTCGCCGTCATGGTCTCGGACGAGGCCCACCGCGACCTGTGGCGAGACGAACTGGCCCCGGCGATGAAGCCCGGCGCGGCGCTGATCTTCGCCCATGGCCTGTCGGTTCGATTCGGCCTGGTCGAGCCGCGCCCCGATCTCGACGTCATTCTTGCCTCGCCCAAGGGCATCGGACCGCGCATCCGCGACCTCTATGAGGAAGGGCAGGGCGTCTTCTGCCTGTTCGGCGTTCATCAGGACGCCTCGGGCGGAGCCCATGGGCTGGGCCTGTCCTATGCGGCGGCGCTGGGTTGCGGCCGCAAGGGGATTCTCGAGACCACCTTCGCCGCCGAATGCGAGAGCGACCTGTTCGGCGAACAGGTGGTGCTGTGCGGCGGGGTGGCTGAACTGGTCGACGCCGCCTTCATGAAACTGGTCAAGGCCGGCTATCCGCCCGAGGTGGCGTGGTTCGAGTGCTTCTATGAGGTCAAGCTGGTCACCGACCTGATGTACGAGCGCGGCGTTGCCGGGGCCTTCACCCGCATCTCCAACACCGCCGAATACGGGGCCTATCTGACCGGCCCGCGCATCATCGGCGAACCGTCGCGGGCGGCGATGGACACGGTGCTGGCGGAGGTCCAGTCCGGCGATTTCGTGCGTCGCCTGATGGCCGACTATGACGCCGGCTCGCCCGATCTTCTGGCCCGGCGCAAGGCGCTGGCCGGCCGCACGATCGAGGCCGTGGGCACGCATCTGAAGGCGGTGGCGGAGAAGGCGGGGGATTGAGGCCGGGAAACCTCGGGCCCCGAAGGGCTGTCTCTTCTTTCCGGAGAAAGATGGTCGGAGTGAGAGGATTCGAACCTCCGACCCCTGCGTCCCGAACGCAGTGCTCTACCAGGCTGAGCCACACTCCGACTTGAGGAGGGGGCTTATAGCCACGGCCTTTCCCGCCCGCAAGCGCCGTTTTGCGGTGCGGTGAAATAGTCTCGAAAGCGGTTCTTGCATCGCCCGCGGCCTTCGCGTATCTCGACCGCCTTCCGGCGCTTCGGCCCCGGATGCGCCGGACCTGCTGGGGAATGGTGTAATGGTAACACTCCGGTTTTTGGTACCGTCATTCTAGGTTCGAGTCCTAGTTCCCCAGCCATCGTCCGCTGAAACCCTGACAGAGCAAAGGATGCCCGCCTCGTAAGGGTTTGAGGGCCATGTCACCGATGCACATAGGTGATACACATGGCCGTTATGGAAAATGTCGTCAGGGTTGGCAAAACCTACAAGGTCAGGAAGCGAATTCCGGCTGATTGCCGAGCCGCGTTCGGCGTCAGTGGTGAGTTCAAGACGGTCTCCCTAAACACCACGAACAAGCGCGAGGCGCAGGAAAGGGCCGTGCCTATCCTGGCTGAGATCGATGCGAGGATTGCCGAAACACGGGGCAGGGCCTTACCCCCTGCTCTGGATCAGCGCCTGAATCCGGGGAGGGTAGAGGAACTGATCCGGGACTGGCGCTTCCGTGAGATCGATCGTGCCTATCATGACACCTACAACGGTCAGCGAGACAATCGCGACCCCATCGCCACGTCGCAGCAGCGCTACGCTCTCCAGCATTACTCCACCATCGACCGGATCGCCGACTTCAGCGCCCGCATGGCATCCGTCCTTGGCGTCACGCCACTGCACCCCGTCATCAGTCGCACCGACGAACGCGAGCGGTTCCGGATGGCCTGGAACGACGTCGAGACTTTCACGGCCCGATTCCCGACTGACCTAACGGGTTGGCCAGAGGAACAGGATGCGCCGCTCATCCCGGCGCCTGGGCCGTCCACGCCGGCCACCCTGGCCGGGATGAAATTGTCCGAGTTGCGCGATGCATGGGACGGCGTGAAGCCACTCGAGGCCCGGCAGAAGGGCTATATCCGCCGCCTGATCGAATTCCTTGGCGACGTGGACATCGCCACCGTTCAGCCGCTCGACATGGACCGGTTCTTGATGGAGTTGAAGCGGTTCCCACTGACTAGGAAACCGTCAGACGAACAAGTTCCCTTCGCTGCTTTGATCGCGGCCTACGAGGGGACCGATCAAGCTCGGCTCCACACCAAGACGATCTGGAATTGGACTGTAGTCTTCAAGGGTATGTTCGCCTTCGCCGTATCGCGCCGACTCCTCGCCCATAGCCCCGCCGCCTACATGATGAAGAAGCCGTCGGGCGAGGAAGCCAACAACCGAAACCCCTATGCGGAAGTCCACCTCGACTACATCTTCACCCGGCCGCTTTTCGTGGGGTTTTCTGGTCCGGCCGACAAAGGATACCGCGACGAGCCGGGCGAGAACGTGGTTGAGGATGCGAAATACTGGCTCCCGATAGTGGCCCTCCACACCGGGATGCGACTCGAAGAGTTGGCCTCCCTCAAGACGTCGGAGATCATCGGCGACCGCGATGTACTGGCGTTCGATCTCCGCCAGCGCCCGCTCAAGGGAGCCGAAAGCGTCAAGAACGCGTCCGCCCGGCGTGTCATCCCTGTTCACAAAGGACTGTATGGCTTGGGCTTCGTCGATTGGATGCTGGCCCGCGCCGATCAAC includes:
- a CDS encoding DUF924 family protein, whose amino-acid sequence is MTTDITPSAVVAFWKEAGPGKWFAKDDAFDSRFRRGFGDAHFAAARRELDRWAETPEGSLALLILLDQFPRNVFRGSGHAFATDPLARMVARRALEAGHDRQVEGDIRRFFYLPFQHSEDLADQDRQVELFQTRMDRKPDDHWAGHHHAVIARFGRFPHRNAALGRETTPEERAFLDEDGFRG
- the ilvC gene encoding ketol-acid reductoisomerase: MTDPIAAPLPVFHDRDCDLSIIRGKRVAVIGYGSQGRTHALNLRDSGVTDIVVGLKAGSATRAKAEADGFNVLTAGEAAASADVVAVMVSDEAHRDLWRDELAPAMKPGAALIFAHGLSVRFGLVEPRPDLDVILASPKGIGPRIRDLYEEGQGVFCLFGVHQDASGGAHGLGLSYAAALGCGRKGILETTFAAECESDLFGEQVVLCGGVAELVDAAFMKLVKAGYPPEVAWFECFYEVKLVTDLMYERGVAGAFTRISNTAEYGAYLTGPRIIGEPSRAAMDTVLAEVQSGDFVRRLMADYDAGSPDLLARRKALAGRTIEAVGTHLKAVAEKAGD
- a CDS encoding site-specific integrase; the protein is MAVMENVVRVGKTYKVRKRIPADCRAAFGVSGEFKTVSLNTTNKREAQERAVPILAEIDARIAETRGRALPPALDQRLNPGRVEELIRDWRFREIDRAYHDTYNGQRDNRDPIATSQQRYALQHYSTIDRIADFSARMASVLGVTPLHPVISRTDERERFRMAWNDVETFTARFPTDLTGWPEEQDAPLIPAPGPSTPATLAGMKLSELRDAWDGVKPLEARQKGYIRRLIEFLGDVDIATVQPLDMDRFLMELKRFPLTRKPSDEQVPFAALIAAYEGTDQARLHTKTIWNWTVVFKGMFAFAVSRRLLAHSPAAYMMKKPSGEEANNRNPYAEVHLDYIFTRPLFVGFSGPADKGYRDEPGENVVEDAKYWLPIVALHTGMRLEELASLKTSEIIGDRDVLAFDLRQRPLKGAESVKNASARRVIPVHKGLYGLGFVDWMLARADQQTHVFADLTTDGQGKRGSQFSKWWGLWCRANAETAREGIDDPSLTFHSFRHSFKRAARQSPVKEEVHDLLTGHQQGNSVARAYGAGVDLVTLKTAMDQIKIPWP